The sequence TACTACACCGAGCGCTTCCAGACCGAGGGCCGCAACGAGCCGATCGATCACGCCCACTCACGCCCGGTGATCGCCGAACGCGAGGCCGTCGAGCGCATGATCACCTTCGCCGAGGAGACCGGCGCGAAGATCCACATGTTCCACGTCTCCTCGGGGTCGGCCGCCGAGGCAGTCGCCCGCGGCAAAGACCGCGGGGTCGACGTGACCGCCGAAACCTGCCCGCACTACCTCTGGTTCACCGAGGAGGTTCTCCGGGAGAAAGGCAACGTCGCGCGCGTCCAGCCGCCGATCCGCGACGCCGACGAGCACGAGCGCCTCTGGTCGGTCGGCATCGACGACGGCGCGATCGACTGCATCGCGACCGACCACGCACCCCACACCTCCGACGAAAAGATGGTCGACGACCCATTCGGCAACACCTGGGATGCAATCTCGGGCTTCGTCGGCCTCGAGACCGAGGTCCCCGCCATGCTCACCTTCGTCGATCAGGGTCGGCTTTCCCTCGAGGAGTGGGTCTACCGCCACGCCACACGTCCGGCGCAGGTCTGGGGTCTCTACCCCCAGAAAGGGTCGCTACAGGTGGGAACGGACGCCGACTTCACGATCGTCGACCCGGACCGAGAGTGGACGCTCGAGGATGCCGACGAGCTCCACTCGAAGAGCCGCGTGACGCCGTTCGAGGGCGAGTCGTTCGTCGGCGACGCCGTTACGACGGTCGTCCGCGGCGAGATCGTCTACGACGACGGCGCAGTCGTCGGTGACTCTGGATACGGGACCGCGGTGGGACTCGAATAACGGTCGGACGGCGACCGAAGCCGATGGCCGGTTGGGTTTTCTGTGATGCGGTGTCGATCCCCGACAGTTCATGACGCAGAGAGTACCTTCTCCTATCCAAATATATCTATACAGAAATATAAAAGCGAATCTGACGAATAACTCGAAGAGCACGCAGCCACTGAATGTCGAAACCGGTCGTCGGTCGTCACCACCTCGGGCCGATCTCGAGTCGTCGACTGACGGGAGCACGCGGTGCTGCCCTCTGTTTCGTCCGCCGACCGTACACTGGGGAGCGAGCAAGTCGCGGATTCCGACTCAGCAGTATTCCGTTGCCTACTCTGGTCTCCTGCCAGGGTTGTCACTCGAGTGTCCGCGCTTTCGTGCTCCTCTGTCAGGACTGCCAGCTGCGGTGGTCGATGCGGCGACTGCTTCGTTAGGACTGTCCCTGTCCAGGGATTGGTGTGGCGGATTGATTATACTTCATAGGTACTATTGAGGATCCGAGACGTAAAGACGATCCTCACTCGCTGTGTCGAATCGCCCGAAAATAGGGATGCGGTGTGATCAGCGCGCGCCAGCCGTAAGATCCGTTCGTTCAGCAGACGACAGCAGTGATCCGGGCGTGTGTTTACATAGGTACGATTGTAATAGGTGGCGGCTCGAACCAGGATCGGCCTCGTTCGTCGTTGTCGATCACTGTCGTCGACCGGATCGAGACGATCGGCCACGAAATAGCTGGGATTCGATCGGTACGACCGGTGTACCGAGTAGGACGCGGTTCACACTCCGACGATCCGTTCGTCGTCGGCGACGAGTCGTTCGGTGAGGTCGAACGATCGGCGATCGAGCAGCGTCGTGCTGAACGCGGTAGTGCTCGAATTGGCTTTCCAGTGGCATACTCCCGGCCCGAGACCACGATAGACACGCTCATACGCTCGATCGGCAGTCGGTGACGACGATTCTAGCGTCCACGCTGGCACTGATCTCCGGCTCGATCTGTCTGGTCGCAGCTACCCAGAGTCAGTCGAGAGGTCCTCTCACGACTGGTTTGGCCACTCGAGAGGAACCGAACGATTCGGGCGTCACGCGCTCGATGAGTTCCGTGTTA is a genomic window of Natrarchaeobaculum aegyptiacum containing:
- the allB gene encoding allantoinase AllB, producing MTVDLAVRNCTVVTPSGRVADAGVAVDDGTIVAVGRSDQLPEAERTLDADGNVLVPGIVDCHIHNREPGLEYKEDWETATRAAAAGGVTTVVGMPNTDPVIDRPDHLELKLERGEASAHVDFGSYVVVTSENVDEIGALDEAGALGYKVFLGSTVGDVPPPSDGEIIEAMERIQETGKRLGFHEENGEIIDYYTERFQTEGRNEPIDHAHSRPVIAEREAVERMITFAEETGAKIHMFHVSSGSAAEAVARGKDRGVDVTAETCPHYLWFTEEVLREKGNVARVQPPIRDADEHERLWSVGIDDGAIDCIATDHAPHTSDEKMVDDPFGNTWDAISGFVGLETEVPAMLTFVDQGRLSLEEWVYRHATRPAQVWGLYPQKGSLQVGTDADFTIVDPDREWTLEDADELHSKSRVTPFEGESFVGDAVTTVVRGEIVYDDGAVVGDSGYGTAVGLE